A stretch of Fulvia fulva chromosome 4, complete sequence DNA encodes these proteins:
- a CDS encoding Mevalonyl-coenzyme A hydratase sidH: MSPSKSQPPPCDGVEVTFPEANIMLVTLSRAKQMNSITHTMNWQIENLFDWYDNHPSLRVAVITGSGAKAFCAGSDLKEIEQAQQAKLGFQDPKKSEIWLHEHPKGGFAGVSRRKGKKPMLAAVNGLALGGGFEIVLNSDIAIASPNAQFGLPEAQVGVYAYGGGLPRLVRNLGMQAASDIALTGRRLSAREALDLHLIQGIAKSPETVLEETMAKARQIAAVSPDGIIVTRAALREAWETGSVERAFQITHENYYDKLMKSENSVEGLSAFREKRKPDWRTAKL; the protein is encoded by the exons ATGTCGCCATCCAAATCCCAACCACCACCTTGCGATGGCGTGGAAGTCACATTCCCAGAAGCAAACATCATGCTTGTCACACTCTCCCGGGCGAAGCAGATGAACTCCATCACGCACACCATGAACTGGCAGATCGAGAACCTCTTCGACTGGTACGACAATCACCCTTCGCTACGTGTGGCAGTCATCACCGGCTCTGGCGCGAAAGCTTTCTGCGCCGGCTCAGATCTGAAAGAGATTGAGCAAGCACAGCAAGCAAAGCTCGGCTTCCAGGATCCAAAGAAGTCTGAGATATGGCTGCATGAGCATCCCAAGGGTGGCTTTGCTGGCGTGAGCAGGAGGAAGGGGAAGAAACCGATGCTGGCGGCTGTGAACGGATTGGCATTGGGTGGCGGGTTTGAGATTGTGTTGAACAG TGACATCGCCATCGCATCTCCAAACGCCCAATTCGGTCTCCCAGAAGCTCAAGTCGGCGTCTATGCATACGGCGGAGGTCTACCGAGACTCGTCCGCAATCTTGGTATGCAAGCAGCCAGCGACATCGCCCTGACTGGACGTCGCCTCTCAGCACGAGAAGCACTGGACCTTCATCTCATACAAGGCATTGCGAAATCCCCCGAGACTGTTCTTGAGGAAACAATGGCAAAGGCCAGACAAATCGCCGCTGTCTCACCAGATGGCATAATCGTCACCCGGGCAGCATTACGGGAAGCATGGGAGACGGGAAGTGTTGAGAGAGCTTTTCAAATCACACATGAGAACTACTACGACAAGCTGATGAAGAGTGAGAACTCCGTTGAAGGATTGTCTGCATTTCGAGAGAAGAGGAAGCCGGATTGGCGAACTGCGAAGCTCTGA
- a CDS encoding putative extracellular serine carboxypeptidase — translation MKTIVLLASAVLASSQSYGGHGGDHGHGHGSWGHDHDWDWNGGYPHGGWGGSCQHMPGGEPPAYGTQNATFEQLIDHNNPELGTFSQFYFYDDRYWKGPGSPVILFTPGEVNATRYYSYLSTNRTTGLLAEEIGAATIVLEHRYWGVSSPFADLTTENMKYLTLDNALKDMTYFANNVKLPFAKHASSNAKDVPWVTMGGSYSGALSAWLASVEPGTLWAYHASSAPVEAVSDYWGYFKPVQEGMPQNCSKDVSLVIDHMDDILMHGSDQEVHDLKAKFGLETVEHNDDFMAALENGPWLWQGNQFYTNTGFFTWCDYVEDSVNKTGSAVAGPDGVGVEKALEGYAKWWVETELPTYCSAYGYAEFNSTNNTACLDSYNATSPLYTDTTLSNVVDRQWVWMTCNESFAYWQTGAPEGRPSIVSRLVTPEYWIRQCGLYFPPGPNGETYGIAEGKTEEQVNAYTGGWNIDNTTRLIYVNGDNDPWRECGVSADLRPGGPLESTEQVPVEIVPGGYHTSDLITQNGAVNSGVKAVQDRIIAQLAAWVKQYPKKHCFTA, via the coding sequence ATGAAAACCATTGTGCTGCTCGCCAGCGCGGTACTGGCGAGCTCGCAAAGCTATGGCGGACATGGTGGCGACCACGGTCATGGCCATGGCAGCTGGGGTCACGACCACGACTGGGATTGGAACGGAGGATATCCGCACGGAGGATGGGGCGGATCATGTCAACACATGCCAGGTGGCGAGCCTCCAGCTTACGGAACGCAAAATGCGACATTTGAGCAACTCATTGATCACAACAACCCAGAGCTTGGCACGTTCTCGCAGTTCTACTTCTATGACGACCGTTACTGGAAGGGCCCAGGATCTCCGGTCATCTTGTTCACGCCTGGCGAGGTCAATGCTACGAGATATTACAGCTATCTGTCGACGAACAGGACCACTGGTCTCCTAGCAGAGGAGATTGGGGCAGCCACGATCGTTTTGGAGCATCGGTACTGGGGCGTCTCTTCACCTTTCGCTGACTTGACGACCGAGAACATGAAGTACCTCACATTGGACAATGCACTCAAAGACATGACATACTTCGCCAATAACGTCAAGCTACCTTTCGCCAAGCATGCCAGCAGCAATGCTAAAGATGTGCCTTGGGTCACGATGGGCGGTAGCTACTCCGGTGCCTTATCGGCATGGCTGGCAAGTGTCGAGCCGGGCACTCTCTGGGCGTATCACGCTTCAAGTGCGCCTGTCGAAGCTGTTTCGGACTACTGGGGATACTTCAAACCAGTGCAAGAAGGAATGCCACAGAACTGCTCGAAGGACGTCTCGCTCGTCATTGATCACATGGACGACATCTTGATGCACGGTTCTGACCAGGAAGTCCACGACTTGAAGGCGAAGTTCGGTCTGGAGACGGTCGAGCACAATGACGACTTTATGGCCGCTCTTGAGAATGGACCATGGTTGTGGCAAGGCAACCAATTCTACACCAACACTGGCTTCTTCACCTGGTGCGACTACGTCGAGGACTCTGTCAACAAGACCGGAAGTGCCGTAGCTGGTCCAGATGGTGTTGGTGTGGAAAAAGCACTCGAGGGCTATGCCAAATGGTGGGTCGAGACAGAGCTGCCAACGTACTGCTCCGCGTATGGATACGCAGAGTTTAACAGCACCAACAACACAGCGTGCCTTGACAGCTACAACGCCACCAGTCCTCTGTACACGGACACCACTTTGAGCAACGTCGTCGACAGGCAATGGGTGTGGATGACTTGCAACGAGTCATTCGCATACTGGCAGACCGGAGCTCCAGAAGGCCGACCAAGTATCGTCTCTCGTCTGGTGACACCCGAGTACTGGATCCGTCAATGTGGTCTTTACTTTCCCCCAGGACCGAACGGCGAGACATACGGCATCGCCGAAGGCAAAACAGAAGAACAAGTCAACGCATACACCGGAGGCTGGAACATCGACAACACCACCCGTCTGATCTACGTCAACGGCGACAACGATCCATGGAGAGAGTGTGGTGTCTCCGCAGATCTTCGACCTGGCGGACCACTCGAAAGCACCGAGCAGGTACCGGTCGAGATCGTGCCTGGTGGCTACCACACCAGCGACCTAATCACACAGAACGGAGCAGTGAATTCCGGCGTCAAGGCTGTACAGGATAGAATCATTGCACAGCTTGCAGCATGGGTGAAGCAGTACCCGAAGAAGCATTGCTTCACAGCATAG
- a CDS encoding COP9 signalosome complex subunit 1 yields MARRVSTANVATANLPLPTFDLETYASNYQGPLLPLRLAHIATHCPSLSRQALALAIGHAKNGKDLQLYHRLLDLASNLDLQDLAKVDTEWATRKDEENRRESARLEGELRGYKNNLIRESIRMGQEDLATHLLLTGGPIPDPSSPQSVNSAGYNAAYQHFGKMRDFCTTPTHMMAMNLRLIYTSFLQAVTTSQSGGSASTHYNNIIINASRLRGGGVKEEEQSKLTPISYVMSGLASMAQGEYATAAKTFLQASFDYHNMGPVLGSDLERSVASANDVAIYGGLCALATMSRDELNDQVLGGPFRAFLEQEPHMRKAITLYTTAKYQSCIETLRRYYSDWTLDVFLGAPSASVLGSHVDRLMAKIRERSITAYFSSFSEVSLASLACTFPPNPNTAEAMEAEVLLMIDSGILDARLDVVNGVLKAPRQEARQAAHQDAKQTAEEVERTLLLRLHRINMTLAGLEVPKVKGQWNGGGIHHGY; encoded by the exons ATGGCGCGCAGAGTCAGTACAG CTAACGTGGCGACAGCGAACCTGCCATTGCCGACATTCGACCTCGAGACATACGCCAGCAACTACCAAG GGCCTCTCCTCCCACTTCGCCTCGCACACATCGCCACACACTGCCCATCACTCTCCCGACAAGCGCTCGCCCTCGCCATCGGCCATGCGAAAAATGGCAAGGACCTCCAACTCTACCACCGCCTCTTGGACCTCGCAAGTAACCTCGACCTACAGGATTTGGCCAAGGTAGACACCGAATGGGCGACACGGAAAGATGAGGAGAACAGACGCGAGTCCGCACGGCTGGAGGGCGAGCTGAGGGGATACAAGAACAATCTCATCCGTGAGAGCATCCGCATGGGCCAGGAAGATCTGGCGACACATCTCTTGCTCACTGGCGGCCCCATTCCAGATCCGAGCAGTCCGCAATCAGTGAATAGCGCCGGTTACAACGCCGCCTACCAGCACTTCGGCAAGATGCGTGACTTTTGCACGACGCCGACACACATGATGGCCATGAACTTGCGTCTCATTTACACTTCATTCCTGCAGGCTGTCACCACGTCACAATCTGGAGGCTCGGCCAGCACGCACTACAACAACATAATCATCAACGCGAGTAGACTTCGCGGCGGCGGTGTGAAGGAGGAAGAACAGAGCAAGTTGACGCCCATCTCCTACGTCATGTCGGGTCTGGCGAGCATGGCCCAGGGAGAGTATGCGACAGCGGCGAAGACCTTCCTCCAGGCCTCGTTCGACTACCATAACATGGGTCCTGTTCTCGGCTCAGATCTCGAGCGCTCAGTCGCAAGCGCCAACGATGTGGCCATCTATGGCGGTCTCTGCGCACTGGCGACCATGAGCCGCGACGAGCTCAACGACCAGGTTCTCGGTGGCCCATTCCGCGCATTCCTCGAACAAGAGCCGCACATGCGCAAAGCCATCACCCTCTACACCACCGCCAAGTACCAGTCCTGCATCGAGACGCTACGACGCTACTACAGCGACTGGACCCTCGACGTCTTCCTCGGAGCTCCTAGTGCCAGCGTCTTGGGCTCGCACGTCGATCGACTCATGGCCAAGATCCGCGAGCGCAGCATCACCGCCTACTTCTCATCCTTCTCGGAGGTCAGCCTCGCCTCGCTCGCATGCACCTTCCCACCGAACCCGAACACAGCAGAAGCGATGGAGGCAGAAGTGCTCCTCATGATCGACAGCGGCATACTCGACGCACGACTCGACGTGGTCAATGGTGTGCTCAAGGCACCACGTCAAGAGGCACGACAAGCTGCACACCAGGACGCGAAGCAGACTGCAGAAGAGGTGGAGCGGACACTGCTGTTGCGGCTGCACAGAATCAACATGACACTTGCCGGGCTGGAGGTGCCCAAGGTCAAGGGCCAGTGGAATGGAGGCGGCATCCACCATGGTTACTGA